From a single Ornithorhynchus anatinus isolate Pmale09 chromosome 4, mOrnAna1.pri.v4, whole genome shotgun sequence genomic region:
- the EFR3A gene encoding protein EFR3 homolog A, with translation MPSGVCCCCAALRPRYKRLVDNIFPEDPKDGLVKADMEKLTFYAVSAPEKLDRIGSYLADRLSRDVVRHRSGYVLIAMEALDQLLMACHSQSIKPFVESFLHMVAKLLESGEPKLQVLGTNSFVKFANIEEDTPSYHRRYDFFVSRFSAMCHSCHADPETRTEIRIAGIRGIQGVVRKTVNDELRATIWEPQHMDKIVPSLLFNMQKIEDNDSRIGPPSSPPGGDKEENPAVLAENCFRELLGRATYGNMNNAVRPVFAHLDHHKLWDPNEFAVHCFKIIMYSIQAQYSHHVIQETLGHLDARKKDSPRVRAGIVQVLLEAVAIAAKGSIGPTVLEVFNTLLKHLRLSVELESGDARSSVGSASFSTSSKDNDERIVQNAIIQTIGFFGSNLPDYQRSEIMMFIMGKVPVFGTTTHTLDTSQLGDLGTRRIQIMLLRSLLMVTSGYKAKTIVTALPPPFLDPLLSASLMEDYELRQLVLEILHNLIDRHDNRAKLRGIRIIPDVADLKIKREKISRQDASFMKKNGQQLYRHIYLGCKEEDNVQKNFELLYTSLALTTIELANEEVVIDLIRVAIALQENAINNEDNLPMFHRCGIMALTAAYLNFLSQMIAVPAFCQHVSKVIETRTEEAPYFLPEHIFKDKCLLPKSLEKHEKKLFFLTNKIAESLGGSGYSVEKLSVPYVPQVTDEDRLSRRKSIVDTVSIQVDILPGNTADDTVSSTEEITFEALKKAIDTNGLEEQEKEKRRLVIEKFQKAPFEEIAAQCESKANLLHDRLAQILELTIRPPPSPSGTLTITSGHAQYQSVPVYEMKFPDLCVY, from the exons GATGGTCTTGTTAAAGCCGATATGGAGAAGCTGACATTCTATGCGGTGTCTGCCCCGGAAAAACTGGATCGAATTGGCTCCTACCTGGCAGACAGACTGAGCAGAGACGTCGTCAGGCACCGCTCTGG GTATGTTTTAATTGCCATGGAGGCTTTGGACCAGCTTCTTATGGCTTGTCATTCTCAAAGCATAAAGCCATTTGTAGAAAGCTTTCTTCATATGGTGGCCAAACTGCTGGAATCAGGAGAACCAAAGCTGCAAGTTCTTGGAACCAATTCT TTTGTCAAATTTGCTAATATCGAGGAAGACACACCCTCCTATCACAGACGTTATGATTTTTTTGTTTCCCGCTTCAGTGCCATGTGTCATTCCTGCCATGCCGATCCAGAAACACGGACTGA AATTCGAATTGCCGGGATCCGGGGCATCCAAGGTGTGGTCCGCAAGACTGTGAATGACGAGCTGCGGGCAACTATATGGGAACCACAGCATATGGACAAAATTGTGCCCTCACTACTTTTTAACATGCAAAAGATAGAAGACAATGACAG CCGAATAGGGCCACcgtcatctcctccgggaggagaCAAAGAAGAAAACCCCGCCGTGCTTGCAGAAAACTGTTTCAGAGAACTTCTAGGTCGAGCCACTTATGGGAATATGAACAATGCCGTGCGACCAGTTTTTGC GCATTTAGATCATCACAAACTTTGGGATCCCAATGAATTTGCTGTCCACTGCTTTAAAATTATAATGTACTCCATACAG GCACAATATTCCCACCATGTAATCCAGGAAACCCTGGGACATCTCGATGCCCGAAAAAAAGATTCCCCAAGGGTTCGGGCTGGTATTGTTCAGGTCCTGTTGGAGGCAGTAGCCATTGCTGCTAAAGGATCCATAG GTCCCACGGTGTTGGAGGTGTTTAATACCTTGCTGAAGCATTTGCGTCTTAGCGTGGAGCTGGAGTCAGGGGACGCACGCAGCTCCGTGGGCAGTGCCAGCTTCAGTACCAGCTCCAAAGACAACGACGAAAGGATCGTCCAGAATGCCATCATTCAAACAATAG GATTTTTTGGCAGCAATCTTCCAGATTACCAGAGATCAGAGATCATGATGTTCATTATGGGAAAAGTGCCTGTTTTTGGAACAACCACCCACACGCTGGACACCAGCCAACTAGG GGATTTGGGAACCCGGCGGATCCAGATAATGTTGCTGAGGTCCTTACTGATG GTAACCTCAGGCTACAAGGCCAAGACCATTGTCACTGCACTTCCTCCACCATTTCTTGATCCATTATTGTCTGCTTCACTCATGGAAGACTATGAATTAAGACAGCTGGTCCTGGAAATATTGCACAATCTGATTGATCGACATGACAATAGGGCAAAACTCCGGGGAATCAG AATCATACCAGATGTAGCCGACCTAaagataaaaagagaaaaaatttcAAGGCAAGATGCAAGTTTCATGAAAAAG AACGGTCAGCAGCTATACCGGCACATCTATTTGGGCTGCAAGGAAGAGGACAATGTGCAGAAAAACTTTGAGCTCCTGTATACGTCTCTTGCTCTTACGACCATTGAACTGGCCAATGAAGAAGTGGTCATTGACCTCATTCGAGTAGCTATTGCTTTACAG GAAAACGCCATCAATAACGAAGATAACTTGCCCATGTTCCATCGCTGTGGTATAATGGCCCTGACCGCAGCCTATCTCAACTTCCTAAGCCAGATGATCGCCGTTCCTGCTTTCTGCCAGCACGTGAGCAAg GTTATTGAAACACGGACCGAGGAAGCTCCTTATTTTCTACCGGAACACATCTTCAAAGACAAGTGCTT GCTTCCAAAATCATTGGAGAAACATGAAAAAAAGTTGTTTTTCCTGACCAACAAGATTGCGGAGTCATTAGGCGGCAGTGGGTACAGCGTGGAGAAGTTATCAGTGCCGTATGTCCCCCAGGTCACAG ATGAAGACCGACTCTCCCGAAGGAAAAGCATCGTGGACACCGTATCCATCCAGGTGGATATTTTACCAGGCAACACCGCTGACGATACG GTTAGTAGCACGGAAGAGATCACCTTTGAAGCACTGAAGAAAGCAATCG ACACCAATGGACTGGAAGaacaggaaaaagagaagaggcgCCTTGTGATAGAAAAGTTCCAGAAAGCCCCTTTTGAAGAAATTGCAGCCCAGTGTGAATCCAAA gcAAACCTGCTTCATGACAGACTTGCACAGATATTGGAACTCACCATACG CCCTCCTCCGAGCCCGTCTGGAACCCTGACTATCACCTCCGGGCACGCCCAGTACCAGTCCGTCCCCG